CAGAAGCTTCCTGGCGGAGTAAAGCATTATAAATGGTATTTGCCGTTCATGCCGATGGCGGTGGAGTTCTTTGATCTTTCCGGCTATGACTTGGTAATTTCTGACGCCAGCGCTTTCGCCAAGGGCGTCATCACTTCGACCGAGACCTTGCACATCTGCTATTGCCACACCCCAACTAGGTACCTCTGGAGCGACACGCATCAATACATCAAGGAACTCAGATATAACAAATATCTCAAGAAAGTCATCTCCTACATGCTGAGTTCGCTCAGGCTGTGGGATCGCTTGGCGGCCGATCGCGTTGATTCGTATATCGCCAACTCTCAGTTTATCGCCCAGCGGATCAAGAAATATTATCATCGCGATTCGACCGTCATCTATCCGCCGGTCGAGACGGGCAGTTTTGACATTAGCCAGGAAGTCGGCGACTATTATCTGATTGGCGGTCGCTTGGCGCCTTATAAACGGGTGGACATAGTTATCGAGGCTTTTATGAAGACGGGGAAGAAGCTTAAGGTTTTCGGTGATGGGATCGATATGGCCCGCCTCAAGAAGATGGCCGAGGGCCATGAAAATATCGAATTCGTCGGCCGCGTCGACGACCAGGAGAAGGCGGCTTTGTATAGCCGATGCTTGGCTTTTATCAACCCTCAGGAGGAGGACTTCGGCATCACGGCTGTCGAAGCCATGGCATCAGGCCGCCCGGTCATTGCCTTGTGCCGCGGTGGAGCCAAGGAGACCATCATCGGCCGCGAGACGGGAGAATTCTTCTATGAGCAGACTGCTTCGGCCATCGTGGCCGTCCTGAACCGTTTCGACCCGTCCAAATATGACCCGCAAATGATCAGGCAGCACGCACTGAAATTTTCAAGGGAGCGTTTCGTTCGTGAAATCAAGCAATTCATAGAGAAGGAGTACGAGAATTTTTCGGACAAAGTCTGCAAGCTTTAAGATATGAAAATCGGCTTCGACATCCGACCGCTGATGGACTCGAGCTATAGCGGAGTTTCAGAGTTTACTAAAGAAATACTCTTGGGCATGCTGGCGCTCGACCAAGAAGATGATTTCCGTCTGTATTACAATTCATTCAGGCAGGTTGAGCACCGTTTCCCGGAATTCAAACAGGGGAATGTCCATGTCACCTCGACACATTATCCGAATAAGCTTTTCAACTACATATTTCAAAAGCATTTGCATTGGCCCAAGCTTGATCGTTCGGCCGAAGCAGATGTTTTTTTTGCTCCTCACATAAATTTTTATGCCCTATCCCGATCATGCCCGAGCATTCTGGTCGTGCATGACCTGTCGTTTTTGCGATATCCGCATTTCTTTTCTTGGCGCAAAAATGTCTGGCATTCGCAACTGGCAGCCAAGAAACTGGTACATGAGTTTACGAAGGTTGTGGCTATCAGCGAGAACACTAAGACTGACTTAGTCGAACTTTGCGGGGTAAAGCCTGAAAAAATAGAGGTCATACACTCCGGAATCGCTTCGTCATATGCTCCGGTGGAACGCCGCAGCCAGGCAGTTCTTGAAGCCAGAAAAAAATACGGATTGGCTGGTAGATTCATCATGACCCTTGGAACGGTCGAGCCAAGAAAGAATATCGAGGGGCTGATCAAGGCGTTTGAAATCATGCTTGATAACAATCAG
The genomic region above belongs to Candidatus Falkowbacteria bacterium and contains:
- a CDS encoding glycosyltransferase family 4 protein yields the protein MKIGFDIRPLMDSSYSGVSEFTKEILLGMLALDQEDDFRLYYNSFRQVEHRFPEFKQGNVHVTSTHYPNKLFNYIFQKHLHWPKLDRSAEADVFFAPHINFYALSRSCPSILVVHDLSFLRYPHFFSWRKNVWHSQLAAKKLVHEFTKVVAISENTKTDLVELCGVKPEKIEVIHSGIASSYAPVERRSQAVLEARKKYGLAGRFIMTLGTVEPRKNIEGLIKAFEIMLDNNQGLGDLELVIAGGRGWKSEAIIKTWQTSRYRDKIKFIGYVDNRDKSSLYSSAELFVFPSFYEGFGFPPLEAMACGTPVVSSFASSLPEVLGTAAAYADPFDAADMAKAMASVLADEEASADLRKKGLAQAARFTWPAASEKYLKLIRSVR
- a CDS encoding glycosyltransferase family 4 protein; this encodes MRVALVHDHLAQDGGAEKVLKVFTELFPTAPIYTLLYEKNNADKNFKDKRIETSIIQKLPGGVKHYKWYLPFMPMAVEFFDLSGYDLVISDASAFAKGVITSTETLHICYCHTPTRYLWSDTHQYIKELRYNKYLKKVISYMLSSLRLWDRLAADRVDSYIANSQFIAQRIKKYYHRDSTVIYPPVETGSFDISQEVGDYYLIGGRLAPYKRVDIVIEAFMKTGKKLKVFGDGIDMARLKKMAEGHENIEFVGRVDDQEKAALYSRCLAFINPQEEDFGITAVEAMASGRPVIALCRGGAKETIIGRETGEFFYEQTASAIVAVLNRFDPSKYDPQMIRQHALKFSRERFVREIKQFIEKEYENFSDKVCKL